The Nitrospirales bacterium genome includes a window with the following:
- a CDS encoding Flp family type IVb pilin produces the protein MMTHAIRFIQDDEGATALEYGLLAALIAAVIIGAVTTLGQVVSNTFNSIASSMSAAS, from the coding sequence ATGATGACTCATGCTATTCGGTTTATTCAAGATGATGAAGGGGCCACAGCGTTGGAATACGGACTGTTGGCAGCCTTGATCGCGGCGGTGATCATCGGTGCCGTGACCACCCTTGGTCAAGTCGTGAGCAATACGTTCAATAGCATTGCGTCTTCGATGAGCGCAGCTTCATAA
- a CDS encoding Flp family type IVb pilin, which yields MRHLTVPAIQQFFQDDEGATALEYGLLAALIAAVIIGGVTALGQVVSNTFNSIASSMSAAS from the coding sequence ATGAGACATCTCACTGTACCTGCCATACAACAATTCTTCCAAGATGATGAAGGGGCCACAGCGTTGGAATACGGACTGTTGGCAGCCTTAATCGCGGCGGTGATCATCGGCGGTGTGACCGCTCTTGGTCAAGTCGTGAGCAACACCTTTAACAGTATCGCGTCTTCAATGAGTGCGGCCTCGTAA
- a CDS encoding Flp family type IVb pilin produces the protein MGNRLVEMGSHIWLSEDGATALEYGLLVALIAGVIISAVTTLGQVVGNTFNDISSSMTAAS, from the coding sequence ATGGGAAATCGACTGGTTGAGATGGGTTCTCACATTTGGCTGAGTGAAGACGGTGCGACCGCGCTGGAGTATGGGTTACTTGTAGCATTAATCGCGGGGGTGATTATATCCGCCGTAACGACTCTTGGGCAGGTCGTTGGTAACACCTTTAACGACATTTCGTCTTCAATGACGGCCGCGAGTTAG
- a CDS encoding pilus assembly protein — MKNKWTDRPVSKPLDAQAGLAAMEFTVLLPLLLLLSMGVVDFGRLMYAQEMLANASREGARQGILLTTPRITLSEIQTVVQNTLMQQGYNPSVASVEANGAGGSSGADLEVKVNYPFDFWVVSKLVPGMMDSMTLSSTTVMKME; from the coding sequence ATGAAAAACAAGTGGACAGACAGACCAGTGAGCAAACCATTGGACGCTCAGGCCGGTTTGGCGGCAATGGAATTTACCGTGTTATTGCCGCTTCTTCTATTGTTGTCGATGGGCGTCGTGGATTTCGGACGTTTGATGTATGCACAGGAAATGTTAGCGAACGCGAGCCGTGAGGGGGCCCGACAAGGCATCTTGCTCACGACGCCTCGAATCACACTGTCTGAGATTCAGACCGTCGTGCAGAACACACTGATGCAGCAAGGGTATAATCCGTCAGTCGCATCTGTAGAAGCCAACGGGGCAGGGGGATCAAGCGGGGCAGATCTTGAGGTGAAAGTCAATTATCCATTTGATTTCTGGGTTGTATCGAAGCTGGTGCCAGGCATGATGGACAGCATGACGCTTAGCTCCACCACGGTCATGAAAATGGAATAA
- a CDS encoding pilus assembly protein TadG-related protein: MKRTFHIAQIVNQRGTMGMYAVVVIGAFLSIAAFAIDIGYAIVTKQELRNVADSAALAGTRALGQLYEGLSLGDQLSFVLTSDQEAIIQAAIADIALKNSAGGLSIVVPSTDVQIGNWDGTTFTSTAAQPAAVRVTVRRDGGANGPISTTFAKVFGVTSLELRANATAALLPIASVPPGQVDVPVGISKEFFETHGCGDTIKFHPTGTLDGCAGWHTFENQPANAATLNDILKKLKTGQFTSPEVIAGQTQFEYIGGDAASAFTNMQKLYDFKKDASGNWETFLVVYDRSDCNNPTGSLTVVGFAKATVYAVSGAPNNEILARIECGAIQQGRPGSNAGNGGAGFGTLSSVPGLVS, from the coding sequence ATGAAGAGAACATTTCATATAGCACAGATAGTCAATCAGCGCGGGACGATGGGGATGTATGCGGTCGTGGTCATCGGGGCATTCTTGAGTATTGCCGCGTTTGCGATCGATATTGGATATGCCATCGTGACCAAACAGGAGCTTCGTAACGTTGCGGACAGCGCGGCCTTGGCGGGAACCCGAGCACTCGGCCAATTGTATGAAGGATTGTCTCTCGGTGATCAACTGAGCTTTGTCCTGACGAGTGATCAGGAGGCCATCATACAGGCCGCTATCGCAGATATTGCATTGAAGAATTCCGCGGGAGGATTGAGCATTGTTGTTCCAAGTACGGATGTGCAGATCGGGAATTGGGACGGGACGACGTTCACCTCGACAGCGGCTCAACCGGCTGCCGTGCGAGTGACTGTCCGCCGTGATGGAGGAGCGAATGGCCCCATTTCGACGACATTCGCAAAGGTTTTTGGTGTGACGAGTCTGGAATTAAGAGCTAACGCCACCGCGGCGTTGCTGCCGATAGCCAGCGTTCCTCCTGGACAAGTCGATGTTCCCGTCGGAATCTCAAAGGAATTTTTCGAGACGCATGGCTGCGGGGATACGATCAAGTTTCACCCCACTGGTACGCTCGATGGTTGCGCGGGCTGGCATACCTTTGAGAATCAACCGGCCAATGCCGCGACTTTAAATGACATCTTAAAGAAATTAAAAACCGGACAGTTCACGAGTCCGGAAGTCATCGCAGGCCAAACGCAATTTGAATATATCGGCGGGGATGCGGCTTCGGCCTTTACCAACATGCAAAAGCTTTACGATTTCAAGAAAGATGCCAGCGGAAATTGGGAGACGTTTTTAGTGGTCTATGATCGAAGTGACTGTAACAATCCGACTGGTTCTCTCACGGTCGTCGGGTTTGCCAAGGCCACGGTCTATGCTGTTTCAGGGGCACCGAACAATGAAATCTTAGCGAGGATTGAATGCGGCGCCATACAGCAAGGTCGTCCAGGTTCGAATGCAGGCAACGGTGGTGCAGGGTTTGGCACGTTGAGTAGTGTGCCGGGATTAGTATCATAG
- a CDS encoding pilus assembly protein: MSIRAIFTNERGSIGLYGALVIGMFLAIAAFAIDIGYAIVSKQELRNVADSVALAGARVLGELYEGLPLDEQRNFVLNTSQKNLVLAAMDDLAQKNSAGGLFISVDHSDIQFGQWDGAAFFMTNLQPTAVAVTVRRDRIANGPLSTSFAGVFGVDSMAVAAQATAALLPIATAVSGEVDIPVGISKEYFELGGCGDTIEFHPTGSLVGCAGWHTFEQSPANASKLKDILIELRNGTFAAPEVIAEESQFIFIGGNVASAFSELENLYDTKKDASGNWETFLVVYDQSDCNNPHGPMTIVGFAKATIYSVQGPPNMRILAKIECDGIHKGRPGSNAGNGGQGYGTKSSVPGLVL; the protein is encoded by the coding sequence GTGAGTATTCGAGCAATCTTCACAAATGAACGTGGTTCGATCGGTCTGTATGGCGCACTCGTGATCGGGATGTTTTTGGCCATTGCCGCGTTTGCGATCGATATTGGATATGCCATCGTCAGCAAGCAGGAACTTCGTAACGTGGCTGATAGCGTGGCTTTGGCCGGAGCGCGGGTCCTCGGTGAGTTATATGAAGGATTACCACTCGACGAACAAAGGAACTTCGTCCTCAATACATCACAGAAGAATCTCGTTCTTGCCGCGATGGATGACCTTGCGCAGAAAAATTCTGCCGGGGGGCTTTTCATTTCAGTCGATCATAGCGATATTCAATTCGGTCAATGGGATGGCGCGGCGTTTTTCATGACGAACCTTCAACCGACAGCCGTCGCGGTGACCGTTCGAAGGGATCGTATCGCCAATGGCCCACTTTCAACCTCCTTCGCAGGCGTTTTTGGCGTTGATAGCATGGCAGTGGCCGCTCAGGCCACTGCGGCGTTGCTGCCGATCGCTACCGCCGTCAGTGGAGAAGTTGATATCCCGGTCGGAATCTCTAAAGAATACTTCGAACTGGGGGGATGTGGGGATACGATCGAGTTTCATCCAACAGGTTCGTTAGTGGGCTGTGCCGGGTGGCATACTTTTGAGCAAAGTCCGGCGAATGCCTCAAAGCTCAAGGATATTCTTATTGAGCTCCGGAACGGAACTTTTGCGGCCCCAGAGGTTATTGCGGAGGAGTCACAATTTATATTTATTGGGGGGAATGTCGCCTCCGCTTTTAGCGAACTGGAAAATCTGTACGATACGAAGAAAGACGCCAGCGGAAATTGGGAGACATTTCTCGTTGTGTATGATCAGAGCGATTGCAATAATCCACACGGCCCCATGACAATCGTGGGGTTTGCCAAGGCAACCATTTACAGTGTCCAGGGTCCGCCAAACATGAGAATTCTCGCGAAGATCGAGTGTGATGGCATTCACAAGGGCCGTCCGGGATCCAATGCGGGGAATGGTGGTCAAGGATACGGAACAAAAAGTAGCGTCCCAGGGTTAGTGTTGTAG
- a CDS encoding A24 family peptidase codes for MSDSSLTYLLLIGILSLALIGAAITDVRRSRIPNFITFPLAGFGLFMHTVLDGMDGFLFSIEGLGVGFGLLFVFYLLGGMGAGDVKLLGAVGAVIGPYDAFIAFLITACLGGLYAIGLMALTWGIPSTAERVRVILTTWLVARMFTGPPPSEQGQPKLRYGLVIGLGALCSQAWRWMETTPF; via the coding sequence ATGTCTGATTCTAGCCTAACCTATCTTTTGCTCATCGGCATTCTCTCACTGGCTCTTATTGGAGCCGCGATTACCGATGTTCGTCGGAGTCGAATTCCCAACTTCATCACGTTTCCGTTGGCCGGCTTTGGCTTGTTTATGCATACAGTCTTGGATGGGATGGACGGCTTTCTCTTCAGTATCGAGGGGCTAGGAGTCGGATTTGGATTACTGTTCGTGTTTTACCTATTAGGAGGCATGGGAGCTGGCGATGTGAAGTTACTCGGTGCCGTAGGCGCGGTTATTGGTCCGTATGACGCATTTATCGCATTTTTAATCACGGCTTGCTTGGGCGGTCTCTATGCCATCGGGTTGATGGCATTGACATGGGGGATTCCCAGTACGGCTGAGCGTGTGAGGGTCATCTTAACGACCTGGTTAGTGGCTCGAATGTTCACCGGTCCTCCTCCGTCAGAACAAGGACAGCCCAAACTCCGGTATGGACTCGTGATTGGACTCGGGGCCTTGTGTTCACAGGCATGGAGATGGATGGAGACGACACCGTTTTAA
- the cpaB gene encoding Flp pilus assembly protein CpaB: MFQNRPVLFMGLAVGIALVTTILIYNWLQQQKQSPQVVEERTVTIEGTPIAVASADLAWGTPIKKEMIREIPFPQENLPSGHFKKPEDLIGRIVLTSMKRHEPILESKLAPIDIKSGGVLGVLDPEKRAMAVKVDQVVALPGFLKPGDRVDIMLTMAGEKGQKKITKTVLENMKVLAIGTQMERGPADGKPQPVKIVTFEVTLEEAEMLAMASNGGQLRFALRSPLNPDLKKTRGATIRDLQASFKLYPPPKKKAKQRHTRVEVIKGNAKSVVKF, from the coding sequence ATGTTTCAAAACCGCCCTGTCCTGTTCATGGGGCTCGCAGTCGGCATCGCTTTGGTCACGACGATTCTGATCTACAATTGGCTTCAGCAGCAAAAACAGTCTCCACAAGTGGTTGAGGAAAGAACTGTAACGATCGAGGGGACTCCGATCGCGGTTGCCAGCGCAGATCTTGCGTGGGGAACGCCTATCAAGAAAGAAATGATCCGTGAAATCCCCTTTCCGCAAGAAAATCTTCCATCTGGCCATTTTAAAAAGCCCGAGGATTTAATCGGACGAATCGTGTTGACTTCCATGAAACGGCATGAGCCCATCCTGGAGTCTAAATTGGCCCCCATCGATATTAAATCTGGAGGCGTGCTCGGTGTCCTCGATCCTGAAAAACGTGCTATGGCGGTGAAAGTCGATCAGGTCGTGGCGCTTCCAGGATTCCTGAAGCCGGGTGATCGCGTCGATATTATGCTCACGATGGCCGGGGAGAAGGGGCAGAAAAAGATCACGAAAACGGTACTGGAAAACATGAAGGTTCTGGCGATCGGTACGCAGATGGAGCGTGGGCCAGCAGATGGCAAACCGCAGCCCGTGAAGATTGTGACGTTTGAGGTGACCCTCGAAGAAGCCGAAATGCTCGCGATGGCCTCCAATGGGGGGCAGCTACGATTTGCCTTACGAAGTCCGCTGAACCCGGATTTAAAGAAAACTCGCGGTGCCACGATCCGGGATCTGCAAGCGTCGTTTAAATTGTATCCACCCCCGAAAAAGAAAGCGAAACAACGCCACACTCGCGTCGAGGTCATTAAGGGCAATGCCAAGAGTGTCGTGAAATTTTAA
- a CDS encoding type II and III secretion system protein family protein, producing MRMTFEGGPSMAKQGALCGEQWKRIILGVVWIAMLGITQVQAEGLTHKAIETNVPQSLQVGLGASIVIDSPIPFVRASVANPAVADTLVISPKQVYLTAKSIGATTLTLWKKNGTVSSVLEVLVTPDLAKLKAQLHQVFPGEKYVEVTAGHDNIALSGTVSTTEQLTKIIEMAEPYAPGKVINLMTVGGVQQVMLEVHMVEMNRGLTRRMGINYSRLGESFFFGELNDLSEISVADGVFSFLRSAAVNATFGIPFGNDLYMIFLDFLKQHNLSRVLAEPTLVAISGQEANFLAGGEFPIPVPQALGVTTITYKEFGVRLSFNPTVLNDDKIALKIMPEVSELDFGNGISSAGFTIPAITTRRVQTVLELDDGQSFVIAGLLQNNIRETVAKYPILGDIPVLGTLFRSTSFQKSETELIVIVTPRLVKPVNLAKLSLPGDDYLEPNDFELMLLGYLEGVPQKPKVNGLSLEKPRGYGKLAWQGSGLEGTFGHLAP from the coding sequence ATGCGAATGACGTTTGAGGGAGGGCCAAGCATGGCAAAACAGGGGGCGCTCTGTGGGGAACAGTGGAAACGAATCATATTGGGAGTCGTTTGGATTGCGATGCTCGGGATCACCCAGGTTCAGGCCGAGGGGCTGACGCATAAAGCGATTGAAACGAATGTTCCGCAATCACTGCAGGTGGGGCTCGGCGCTTCGATCGTGATCGATAGCCCGATTCCTTTTGTCCGGGCATCCGTCGCGAATCCCGCGGTTGCCGACACCTTGGTGATTTCACCGAAGCAGGTGTATCTCACGGCCAAGTCTATCGGAGCGACAACGTTAACGCTCTGGAAAAAAAATGGAACGGTCAGCAGCGTCTTGGAAGTTTTGGTGACACCGGATCTTGCCAAGCTCAAAGCCCAGTTACATCAAGTCTTTCCCGGAGAAAAATATGTCGAAGTGACTGCCGGACATGACAATATCGCGTTGTCAGGCACCGTGTCCACGACCGAACAGTTGACAAAAATTATCGAAATGGCTGAACCCTACGCTCCCGGAAAAGTGATCAATCTCATGACGGTCGGGGGCGTGCAACAGGTCATGCTTGAAGTGCATATGGTTGAAATGAACCGTGGACTGACGCGTCGTATGGGCATCAACTATTCACGGCTTGGTGAAAGTTTCTTTTTTGGAGAACTCAATGATCTGAGTGAGATTAGCGTCGCGGACGGTGTGTTTAGCTTCTTGCGATCCGCTGCCGTGAATGCCACGTTCGGAATTCCATTTGGCAACGATCTGTACATGATTTTTTTGGATTTTTTGAAACAGCATAATTTGTCGAGAGTGCTCGCCGAACCCACGCTCGTGGCCATTAGTGGGCAAGAAGCCAACTTTTTAGCCGGGGGAGAGTTCCCGATTCCTGTCCCGCAAGCGTTGGGCGTGACGACGATCACCTACAAAGAATTTGGTGTGAGACTGAGTTTCAATCCTACGGTTTTGAATGACGATAAAATCGCTCTGAAAATCATGCCGGAAGTCTCAGAGTTGGATTTTGGCAATGGCATCTCGTCCGCAGGGTTTACCATTCCCGCGATAACGACGAGACGGGTGCAGACGGTCTTAGAGCTCGATGATGGTCAGAGCTTCGTCATCGCGGGATTACTGCAAAACAATATTCGCGAAACCGTCGCCAAATACCCCATTCTCGGAGATATCCCGGTGTTAGGGACGCTCTTTCGTAGTACGTCATTTCAAAAAAGCGAAACGGAATTGATCGTGATCGTCACGCCACGGCTGGTCAAACCGGTCAATCTTGCCAAGTTGTCTTTGCCAGGGGATGACTATCTCGAGCCCAATGATTTTGAGCTGATGTTGCTGGGCTATCTCGAAGGCGTTCCGCAAAAACCCAAGGTCAATGGACTCTCGCTCGAGAAACCTCGAGGATACGGAAAGCTGGCCTGGCAAGGCAGTGGATTAGAAGGGACCTTCGGACATTTAGCCCCATAG
- a CDS encoding AAA family ATPase, giving the protein MSGSSWTPTRVGGANSSTSGDGKLVELAVATSDIKKTLEEHIQADERFRLKQSGDTQVPRLLILEVDDDPEKTFSLMKTVLDSAKGTEIFLTSSKVDSTLLLEAMRAGMKEFLPQPIQPDEIKAALERFQTRNSETVFEGKKQTGKVIALFGGKGGTGTTSVAVNLAASLHSDKRKPPVVLVDVNQHGGDIPLYLDLPTTHSFRDIAADLTRVDLAFLASVLTKHESGVHVLPSGYDDLSAGRLNPDCIEPTIKLLQSMFEFVVIDCGHVLDLTTKKALELSSSIIVVSSLMVPVVHRTKRILELLRGSGVPQDKIDLVITRYLPHEKDVLNETNDILKQKASWLIPNDYASSSSAINSGKPVVMIAPRSALTKMYQKFAASFLGDAPMQESSSFWSNWMKSSKKKRAQPSAAPA; this is encoded by the coding sequence ATGAGTGGATCAAGTTGGACTCCTACACGTGTTGGTGGGGCGAACTCGTCCACATCAGGGGACGGGAAACTGGTGGAACTCGCGGTGGCCACATCTGATATCAAAAAAACCCTGGAAGAACACATACAAGCTGATGAACGGTTTCGACTCAAGCAGTCAGGCGACACGCAAGTTCCGCGGTTATTAATCCTGGAAGTCGACGATGATCCTGAAAAAACATTCTCTCTCATGAAGACGGTGTTGGATTCTGCCAAGGGTACGGAAATCTTTCTTACCTCATCCAAGGTGGACTCGACTCTGCTCCTGGAAGCCATGAGGGCAGGGATGAAAGAGTTTCTGCCGCAGCCTATCCAGCCCGATGAGATCAAAGCCGCGTTAGAACGTTTTCAAACACGAAATAGTGAAACGGTCTTTGAAGGCAAAAAACAAACAGGGAAAGTGATCGCCTTGTTCGGCGGAAAAGGCGGAACTGGCACAACCAGTGTGGCGGTCAATCTCGCGGCTTCTCTCCATAGCGACAAGAGAAAGCCGCCGGTGGTGTTGGTCGATGTCAATCAGCATGGCGGCGATATCCCTCTGTACCTGGATCTGCCCACGACTCATAGCTTTCGAGACATTGCCGCTGACCTGACCCGGGTGGATCTCGCCTTTCTCGCGAGCGTGTTGACGAAGCATGAGTCGGGAGTACATGTCCTGCCTTCAGGGTACGATGATCTGAGCGCGGGACGGCTGAATCCTGACTGCATTGAACCGACGATCAAGCTGTTGCAATCCATGTTTGAATTTGTGGTGATTGATTGTGGACATGTTTTGGATTTGACCACGAAAAAAGCCCTGGAATTATCGTCGAGTATTATCGTGGTCTCCAGTCTGATGGTGCCGGTGGTCCACCGGACGAAGCGGATTCTTGAGCTCTTGCGGGGTTCCGGTGTCCCGCAGGACAAGATCGACCTGGTGATCACTCGATATCTTCCGCATGAAAAAGACGTCTTGAATGAAACGAATGACATTTTGAAACAAAAAGCGAGCTGGTTAATCCCCAATGATTATGCGTCGTCCAGTAGTGCGATCAATAGTGGCAAGCCTGTCGTGATGATCGCGCCACGTTCGGCATTGACGAAAATGTATCAAAAGTTTGCTGCTTCCTTCTTGGGCGATGCACCAATGCAGGAGTCAAGTTCCTTCTGGAGCAACTGGATGAAATCTTCGAAGAAAAAACGAGCTCAGCCGAGTGCGGCTCCAGCCTAA
- a CDS encoding CpaF family protein, whose protein sequence is MFATDWDQVGTGKTNLEELKGRLHRQVIEALDLSVVAKLDENLLKTELSNLVEKFLEQEPVPLNAREREQLITEIQWEVMGLGPLEPLLQDPTVNDILVNRADQIYVERAGKLQPTDVKFRDETHLRKIIEKIVSAIGRRVDESSPMVDARLADGSRVNAIIPPLALDGSSISIRKFSKDKLQIEDLVAKRSLTPEIAELLRGIVQARLNVLIAGGTGCGKTTILNILSGFIPSDERIITIEDSAELQLRQDHVVRLETRPPNVEGRGEVSQRELVKNTLRMRPDRIVLGEVRSGECLDMLQAMNTGHDGSLTTIHANTPRDALTRVETLVAMAGLNLATKALRHYISSALDVVVQMTRMSDGTRKMTSLQEITGMEGEIVTLQEIFSFQQTALDENRMVKGRFAATGVRPKFVERFKALGIEVDPEVFDPSKIYEV, encoded by the coding sequence ATGTTTGCGACCGATTGGGACCAAGTAGGGACAGGGAAGACGAACCTTGAGGAATTAAAAGGGCGACTGCACCGGCAGGTCATCGAAGCGCTGGATCTCTCGGTCGTGGCCAAGCTCGATGAGAACTTGCTCAAGACCGAGTTGAGCAACCTCGTCGAAAAATTTCTTGAGCAAGAGCCGGTTCCCCTCAACGCTCGTGAACGTGAGCAGCTCATCACCGAAATTCAATGGGAAGTCATGGGGCTAGGCCCCCTGGAACCATTACTTCAGGATCCCACGGTGAATGATATCCTGGTGAATCGAGCTGACCAAATTTATGTCGAACGTGCCGGGAAGTTACAACCGACGGATGTGAAGTTTCGTGATGAAACGCATCTTCGGAAGATCATCGAAAAAATTGTTTCAGCCATCGGGCGACGCGTAGATGAATCATCGCCGATGGTCGATGCCCGTTTGGCTGATGGATCACGTGTGAACGCCATCATTCCACCGTTGGCTTTAGATGGCTCCTCCATCTCGATCAGAAAGTTTTCTAAAGATAAATTGCAGATTGAGGACTTGGTCGCCAAACGGTCCTTAACGCCAGAGATCGCAGAGCTATTGCGTGGCATTGTCCAAGCCCGGCTCAATGTCTTAATCGCTGGAGGAACGGGCTGCGGAAAAACCACCATCCTCAATATCTTGTCGGGCTTTATCCCCTCGGATGAACGGATTATCACGATTGAAGACTCAGCGGAGCTTCAACTTCGACAAGACCATGTCGTCCGTTTGGAAACTCGTCCGCCGAACGTGGAAGGACGCGGAGAGGTGTCTCAACGTGAGTTAGTCAAAAATACTCTGCGAATGAGACCCGATCGTATCGTCCTCGGTGAGGTGCGTTCTGGAGAATGTTTGGACATGTTACAGGCCATGAACACGGGTCACGATGGATCATTGACGACGATCCACGCCAATACTCCTCGCGATGCGTTGACTCGTGTGGAAACCCTGGTTGCCATGGCAGGGCTTAATCTGGCGACGAAAGCCCTGCGGCACTATATTAGTTCCGCGCTTGACGTCGTGGTGCAGATGACGCGTATGTCGGATGGAACCAGGAAAATGACGAGTTTGCAAGAGATTACCGGGATGGAGGGAGAAATCGTTACGCTGCAAGAGATTTTCTCTTTCCAGCAAACGGCATTAGATGAAAATCGTATGGTAAAGGGACGATTCGCGGCGACGGGTGTGCGTCCAAAATTTGTCGAGCGGTTTAAGGCCTTGGGCATCGAAGTGGACCCGGAGGTCTTCGATCCGAGCAAAATCTATGAAGTGTAA
- a CDS encoding type II secretion system F family protein, which produces MTILISIGIFVSIILLIEGGFHTYYTYLSPKNKKIKRRLRASGKPKADSDSSQQANIVRKRATGNFEWLNQLLAKVTSLSAIELLLIQANSHMPLSVFVLASLVSASFAGLAAIIYNLGMLGMLGCGAVGIFLPYGYMRWKRSSRFLMFQQQLPDALDLMARALRAGHAFSVGMKMVGDEFPDPIGPEMGRAVEEISYGIEIPEALKSLSKRIECVDLKFFVTALIVQRETGGNLAEIIEAISRLIRLRFELLGRVQALSAEGKWSAIVLMALPIVLLFGLSWINPAYMDPLYSDPTGQMMLGVALVWMTIGGVVIKRMINIKT; this is translated from the coding sequence ATGACGATTCTCATTAGCATAGGGATCTTCGTCAGCATCATTCTTCTGATTGAAGGGGGATTTCACACCTATTATACCTATTTAAGTCCCAAGAACAAAAAGATCAAACGGCGGTTACGGGCCTCTGGAAAGCCGAAAGCGGATTCGGATTCATCGCAGCAAGCGAACATTGTTCGAAAGCGGGCGACCGGAAATTTCGAGTGGCTCAATCAGTTGCTGGCCAAGGTCACAAGCCTTTCGGCGATTGAACTGCTACTCATTCAAGCCAATAGTCACATGCCCCTCAGCGTGTTCGTCCTGGCATCGTTGGTTTCGGCATCCTTCGCCGGGTTAGCTGCGATCATCTACAATTTAGGGATGTTAGGGATGTTGGGATGCGGGGCCGTGGGAATTTTTCTGCCCTATGGCTATATGCGTTGGAAGCGGAGCAGTCGGTTTTTGATGTTTCAGCAGCAATTACCTGATGCCTTGGATTTGATGGCTCGAGCGCTTCGGGCTGGTCATGCCTTTTCGGTAGGGATGAAGATGGTCGGGGATGAATTTCCTGATCCTATTGGACCTGAAATGGGGCGAGCTGTGGAAGAGATCTCGTATGGCATTGAAATTCCGGAAGCACTGAAAAGTCTTTCGAAGCGGATCGAGTGTGTGGACTTAAAGTTTTTCGTGACGGCATTGATCGTGCAGCGGGAGACCGGAGGAAACTTAGCTGAAATCATCGAAGCAATTAGCCGACTGATTCGATTGCGCTTTGAATTGTTGGGCCGCGTTCAAGCCTTGTCGGCGGAGGGGAAATGGTCGGCGATCGTGTTGATGGCGTTGCCCATTGTCTTGTTATTCGGGTTATCGTGGATCAACCCGGCTTATATGGATCCGTTGTACAGCGACCCCACTGGTCAAATGATGCTTGGCGTGGCACTGGTCTGGATGACGATTGGCGGAGTCGTGATCAAACGGATGATCAATATCAAAACCTAA
- a CDS encoding type II secretion system F family protein yields MELALLISGLVFVGMLILMVGGYALFQSRKRAKEWGERVKGKVKTQEDMKQEAGVGYLKSQLLQLLEKLGQANKPKDQAETSRLRKSLVTAGYRSPRAPIVFLGTKIFLMIFGVGMFFLFGAEMTKDKPMSYFIGGLVGSAMVGFYAPQFWLSQAMDKRKERIIDGFPDALDLMVVCVEAGLGLDQAIARVGEEISIGHKDLGDEFKILSLELRAGLTREQALRNLNDRTDVEEIRSLVALLIQTDRFGTSIGQALRVHSDSMRMNRRLKAEEMAAKLPVKLMGPLILCIFPALLIVIMGPGVILLMKKVFPAMGGGG; encoded by the coding sequence ATGGAATTAGCACTACTCATTAGCGGTCTGGTCTTCGTCGGGATGCTCATCCTCATGGTGGGGGGGTATGCCTTATTTCAGTCTCGGAAACGGGCGAAAGAGTGGGGTGAACGCGTTAAGGGCAAAGTCAAAACTCAAGAAGACATGAAGCAAGAGGCCGGGGTGGGTTACCTGAAATCCCAGTTGCTGCAACTCTTAGAAAAGCTTGGTCAGGCGAATAAGCCAAAAGACCAAGCGGAGACCTCCAGGCTGCGCAAATCACTCGTGACGGCCGGATATCGCAGTCCTCGCGCTCCCATTGTTTTCTTGGGCACCAAGATTTTTCTCATGATCTTCGGCGTCGGGATGTTTTTTCTTTTTGGAGCCGAAATGACCAAGGACAAACCCATGTCCTATTTCATCGGGGGCTTGGTCGGGTCGGCGATGGTTGGGTTCTATGCTCCCCAGTTTTGGCTCAGTCAGGCGATGGATAAACGGAAGGAGCGGATTATCGATGGATTCCCGGATGCTTTGGATCTTATGGTGGTCTGTGTAGAAGCCGGGCTCGGCCTTGATCAGGCGATAGCCAGAGTCGGTGAAGAAATTAGTATCGGTCACAAGGATCTTGGCGATGAATTTAAAATCCTAAGCTTAGAATTGCGTGCTGGCTTGACTCGCGAACAAGCCTTGAGAAATCTGAATGATCGTACAGATGTCGAAGAAATTCGGAGTTTGGTGGCGTTACTCATACAGACTGATCGGTTTGGCACGAGCATTGGACAGGCGCTTCGTGTTCACTCAGACTCCATGCGGATGAATCGACGACTCAAGGCCGAAGAAATGGCGGCCAAATTACCCGTGAAGCTGATGGGTCCCTTGATTCTCTGTATTTTTCCGGCTCTTCTGATCGTCATTATGGGACCTGGAGTGATTCTCCTCATGAAAAAAGTCTTTCCGGCCATGGGTGGTGGCGGATGA